From the Bacillus sp. FJAT-22090 genome, the window GTAACATCATCTTCTGATGTTACATTCGTTTGAATAGCAATCGCTTCACCACCAGCTGCTTTAATACCTTCAGCTACAGCAGTTGCTCCTTCTAAATTCATATCGGAAACAACGACTTTTGCTCCTTCTACTGCATAGCCTTCAGCAATTGCTTTCCCCATACCTGATGCAGCGCCCGTTACAATCGCAACTTTACCTTCTAGTTTCATAAGAGAATACCTCCTTGAATTTTATTGTACACTTGTTCAATAACTATTATAATAAATAAAAGTAAACGCTTTCAATAAGCAAAAATAGGCTAACTGTTCAGTAATGAACAACTTCATAGAAAATTGTTTAATAAGAGGTGAAACTAAATTGTCTTCTATCGATATACGAATTGTCAAAACGAAAGAATCCCTTCATGAGGCATTGTTAGAATTACTGAAAGAAAAACCATTAGAGAGCCTTTCTATTTCTGAAATATGCAGAAAAGCTAAAATCAATCGGGGGACATTCTATTTGCATTACGGCCGGGTGGAAGACTTGTTTGAGGAATACTTCCAAGAAATTATGGAAGACTTAGCAAGCTCATATGAAGAACCATATCGCCATGTACTAGTTCTAAAAACAAGTAGCCTTGATCCATCTACTATTCGAATCTTTCATCATATTGAAAAATACAAGCCCTTTTATAAAATTGTTTTTTCTAAAAACGCACCATTAACCTATTACTATTTATTATTTGAGAAAATAAATTCACTATTACATACAGGTAAAGCGGTGAAATTAGAAGAGGAAATCAATATGAATTTAAACAGTGCTTATCAAGCAAATGCTATTATCGGAATCATTATTGAATGGTACAAGGGAGACTTTCAACACAGTGCAAGCTATTTAAACGAGCAGCTCGTGAAGATTTTGAATGTGAAAATGAATATGGAATAGAAGATTGAAACATTCAATTTGTGTAGAAACTTTTCTCTAAAAAAACGAAGAGGAGCAGGGTAATTCCTGACTCCTCTTTTTTATAAATAAGGTCTTATTTTAATCCTGAAGCTTTCAGTACATTCTTTTTGTACATCTCTTTAACTGCTATAGGCATTTCTTTAGTTGATTTCCATTCGGCCTGTTCTGTATAGAAAGTTTCCTCTAAGCCCTCTGGGAATTTCATCTCATACAGGTCATTTATGCTCTTAACTCTTAAAGCAGCCATAATAGCAAAAAGCTGTACCTTGTTTAAGCTAATACCTTTACCATTAATAATCTCTGATATCGTACCAACGCGCATGCCCGTCATCTGAGCTAAGTCTTTTTGAGTTATCCCTCGTTCTTTCAACAAGTCATCTATCTTAATAACAAAGTATGCTTCTTCCAGTAAACCAGCCGTATCCATTACTATATCATTCATGGAGCTATGTCCTTGTTCTAATAAATCCTTAACCATTATTTTTTTCATCAGTATCTATCTCCTAAAAATGATTTCGTTATTCCGTGATACATGATAAATGCATGAGTCACAGTTTGTCAATTCACTTTAACCTCATGCTTTAATTGTTCGAGTTCCTTTTCGTCCTTTTAACAGCTACTTTCTAATCATGTCTATTCTACTTTTCTAAAATTTATAATATAATAGAACTACATATAATTATTACCTTTAGTATGAATATAATATTAAATATAAGTAAAATAGACTCATTATACTAAGAATAGGGAGTAGTCGAATGCGTTTAGTTAAAATTGATCAATGTCAGCCGGGGATGAGGTTGGGCAAACCAATATATAATGACAAAGGTAAAATTCTGTTAGCAAAGGGAGCAGAACTAAGAGATCGAATCATCCTTAAGTTACATAAATATAATGTTACAACTGTTTACATAGAAGATGAAGTATCTGAAGGAATAGAGATTATTGAATCTATTCCAGAAGCTTTACGCATGGAGGCTTTAAATACGATTACGGAAGGATTCCAAACTTTAATGGATCTAAGTCATTCCAACTCTAATCTTCAGGGGATGATGAAAACAGGTAGAGCTATAAGAAGTTTTCAAAAAGTATTTAAGGATATACTAGCGTCACTAACAGACAATCAAAATGCATTAAATTTACTAGCCTCGACAAAATTACATGAAAATTATGTGTTCAATCATTCGTTAAACGTTTCTATATATGCTTGTCAGCTTGCTATCGAAAATGGATTGCCTCTTAAGAATATTGAAGAAATTGGATTGGGGGCCATGTTACACGATTTAGGTAAGGTGCATATTCCACTAGATATTTTAAATAAGGCCGGGGAGTTAACGAAAGAGGAATACGCCCTAGTCAAACAACATTGTGAAAAGGGCTTTGATACTCTACGAAAAATACATGAAATCCCTTTACCAGTTGCTCATTGTGCTTTTCAGCATCACGAAAGAATCGATGGGATGGGATACCCAAGAGGATTAAAGGGAGATGAAATTCACAAATATGCGAAAATCATCAGTGTTGCGGATGTGTTTGATGCGGTAACAAATCCAAGAGCATTCAGGCAGGCCGTAATGCCTCATCAAGGACTAGAAATTCTGTATGCTGGAAGTGACGCTCAGTTCGACACACATCAAGTCAATTTATTTAAAGAGTGTATCGCCATTTATCCACCAGGCTTAACCGTAACATTAAATGATGGTCGAACAGGAATCGTCACACAATATAACTACCAAGCGGCGGGGCGTCCTGAAGTTCGTATTATTAAGAATGAAGAAAATGAAAATGTTGCTCCATATGAGATAAATTTAGGAGCAACGGAAAACCTTACGCTTGAAATTGTGATGGCGGACGCATTGATTTAAGAGTGATAAATCACGATGTTTACTTACAAAAAGAGATTGGATTTTTCAATTGATATTTCTGTTAAGAGATGACTTCGGTAGTCTTTTATAATATTCAATAATGCAAGTACCCTTTGTGATATAATTTCGATAAAAAGTGGCTAGTATAAAGAAAAGCTCTATTGAATTTCTTTGGAGGAATCTATATGTTTGATCCAACTATTTTTGAGAATTTAAAAGTTGCATTGGAAAACCAGGTGTATGATTTAGATAATATAGAACGAAAAATCATTATTACAAACCGGGTGGACCAAATTGATTTATCCATTTTGGCTAGAGAATTTTCTGTTCAATTTACTCTTGTTAGCTCTCGAGACGTTACAGCAGAGATTGTATTAAAGGCCTCATTAGATGAACTGGCAGGGGAGATATTAGAGCTTCCTGGAACAAATTTAGGGTGTTCCTTACTGTTAAGATTCTACAAGCAAGTTCAAAATTTTCCTATTCAATGTAAAATTATTGAACAAAATCTAAACGATATTTGGGAAGATGATGTTGAGCTGTCACAGACATTGAGCTTCCTGTTCAACCAAGAAGAACCAAGCTATCTTGACACGATTGAAGTAAAGTTTACTCGTAAAATTAACGAAGAACACATGGGGGATATTGAAGATTTTCTGGAGCATGTTTTAGAAACGTTAGAAGAACTGCATAGTATTTAAATTTGCTCTCAGTGGATATTGGTAGACAAATGTATAAAACTGTTATATAGTAAAGACAATAATTAAATTGCTTAACAGAAACAATGAATTCACATATTACAAAAAGTAATCGTGTTTGTTCGGTACTTTTTGTAATATGTGAATTTTTTATTCACTACAATTTTTGGAGGTCTTTTAAATGACACAAGGTACAGTAAAATGGTTTAACGCAGAAAAAGGTTTTGGATTTATCGAAGTTGAAGGCGGAAACGACGTATTCGCTCACTTCTCAGCAATCCAAGGCGAAGGTTTCAAATCACTTGACGAAGGTCAAAAAGTGGAATTTGAAGTAGAACAAGGTCAACGTGGACCACAAGCAGTTAACATCGTAAAACTTTAATTCTTCGGAATGAAGTAAATGTTTAACCGTGAATTCGAGACACTCTGAAAAGAGTGTCTCTTTTTTTCGTCTTTTTAATTAAAATACTTCCGGATAGAAATATTTTTGACCGGATAAAAGAAAATACGACCGGATAGAATTGTTTCTGACCGTATAAAAGAAAATACGTCCAGATGGAAAAATTTCTGAGCCTATAAAATATATTCAATAATAACTGGTGTCCATTTTTAAAGTTTGTATCTGCTTTTATCGGTACAAAGTGATAGCATAGGAAATAGATGAATCATTAGATGGAGATGAACTAAGATGAGTAATACACATATATTTTCGAAGCGTGAGGAGATTGCCAATGCAATCATTCACGGGATTGGGGCTCTTTTAAGTATAGCTGCACTTGTCATTTTGATCGTGTCTTCTGTGTCAAAAGGGACGGCGTGGCATGTGGTAAGTTTTACATTGTTCGGAGCAACGATGGTGCTGTTGTATGCGTCTTCTACACTTGTCCATGGGTTTCCGGCTGGTAGAGCGAAAGATGTGTTTGAGATAATGGATCACTCGTCCATTTACTTTTTTATAGCAGGGACATATACTCCTTTTTTATTTCTTGCAGTAAAAGGGTCACTTGGTTGGACGCTATTTGGGATTGTATGGGGGCTTGCGATAGCAGGTACGGTGTTTAAAGCCTATTTTGTAAAGCGCTTTTTACATACGTCGACGTTGTTATACGTTGTGATGGGCTGGCTGATGGTATTTGCTTGGAAACCCCTTGTGGCAAACGTATCGACGGAAGGCTTGATTTATCTAGCTGTAGGTGGTGTGCTCTATACACTTGGTGCGATTTTTTATGTATGGAGAGGGTTTACGTACCATCATGCTGTCTGGCATATATTTGTTCTCGCAGCGTCTATACTACATTTTTTTGCAGTAATGACTTTATTGCCATAATCTAAGACTCCTCTCTGTTAAGTACAAGAGAGGAGTTTAATGTTTCTATCCACTTACTACTGAGTCCACCACATCTGACTGATAGAATCTTTCACAATAATCGGCTTTAAGTTT encodes:
- a CDS encoding TetR/AcrR family transcriptional regulator, whose amino-acid sequence is MNNFIENCLIRGETKLSSIDIRIVKTKESLHEALLELLKEKPLESLSISEICRKAKINRGTFYLHYGRVEDLFEEYFQEIMEDLASSYEEPYRHVLVLKTSSLDPSTIRIFHHIEKYKPFYKIVFSKNAPLTYYYLLFEKINSLLHTGKAVKLEEEINMNLNSAYQANAIIGIIIEWYKGDFQHSASYLNEQLVKILNVKMNME
- a CDS encoding helix-turn-helix domain-containing protein, translated to MKKIMVKDLLEQGHSSMNDIVMDTAGLLEEAYFVIKIDDLLKERGITQKDLAQMTGMRVGTISEIINGKGISLNKVQLFAIMAALRVKSINDLYEMKFPEGLEETFYTEQAEWKSTKEMPIAVKEMYKKNVLKASGLK
- a CDS encoding HD-GYP domain-containing protein codes for the protein MRLVKIDQCQPGMRLGKPIYNDKGKILLAKGAELRDRIILKLHKYNVTTVYIEDEVSEGIEIIESIPEALRMEALNTITEGFQTLMDLSHSNSNLQGMMKTGRAIRSFQKVFKDILASLTDNQNALNLLASTKLHENYVFNHSLNVSIYACQLAIENGLPLKNIEEIGLGAMLHDLGKVHIPLDILNKAGELTKEEYALVKQHCEKGFDTLRKIHEIPLPVAHCAFQHHERIDGMGYPRGLKGDEIHKYAKIISVADVFDAVTNPRAFRQAVMPHQGLEILYAGSDAQFDTHQVNLFKECIAIYPPGLTVTLNDGRTGIVTQYNYQAAGRPEVRIIKNEENENVAPYEINLGATENLTLEIVMADALI
- a CDS encoding cold-shock protein translates to MTQGTVKWFNAEKGFGFIEVEGGNDVFAHFSAIQGEGFKSLDEGQKVEFEVEQGQRGPQAVNIVKL
- the trhA gene encoding PAQR family membrane homeostasis protein TrhA; translated protein: MSNTHIFSKREEIANAIIHGIGALLSIAALVILIVSSVSKGTAWHVVSFTLFGATMVLLYASSTLVHGFPAGRAKDVFEIMDHSSIYFFIAGTYTPFLFLAVKGSLGWTLFGIVWGLAIAGTVFKAYFVKRFLHTSTLLYVVMGWLMVFAWKPLVANVSTEGLIYLAVGGVLYTLGAIFYVWRGFTYHHAVWHIFVLAASILHFFAVMTLLP